The Solea senegalensis isolate Sse05_10M linkage group LG9, IFAPA_SoseM_1, whole genome shotgun sequence genome has a segment encoding these proteins:
- the zgc:153896 gene encoding ectonucleotide pyrophosphatase/phosphodiesterase family member 7 produces the protein MKTLELLLVVAAALCVAAKPLNERTPRNKLLLISFDGFRWDYDQDVDTPNLDQVSVDGVKAKYITPPMLTMTSPSHFTTITGRWVEDHEVVHNMMYDAKTNLKLPHKVTLSKSKWWDNGVLPLWITAQNQGLKTASFYFPGGGANYSGQAVNRALVEPHGLPDDNETEWQENIDKVMSWFSEEDFDLVTLYYGEPDNVGHVKGPETADRKKIIEQIDRTIGYLRKTMGQHNLTDSLNVIITSDHGMTTIKKKPLVDEIVLQKYLNLLKLASFEILDYGGFGILTPRPGKEQEVYDALSRAPNLTVYKKDEIPEDFHLKKSKRLPPIVVVADLGFNLNSRFIVYVNKGDHGFHNREMDMKTIFRAFGPDFKKNFLSEPFDSVHIYALMCELLQIQPAPHNGSLAVTEKMLLRSGGSKVTASISAALLLLLFTII, from the exons ATGAAGACACTGGAGCTGCTCCTGGTCGTCGCAGCGGCGCTTTGCGTCGCAGCAAAGCCGCTGAACGAGAGGACGCCTAGaaacaagctgctgctgatttccTTTGACGGATTCAGGTGGGACTATGACCAGGACGTGGACACACCGAACCTGGACCAGGTGTCAGTGGACGGGGTCAAGGCCAAGTACATCACCCCGCCAATGCTGACCATGACATCACCGTCCCACTTCACCACCATCACGG GCAGGTGGGTGGAGGATCACGAGGTCGTCCACAATATGATGTACGACGCCAAGACGAACCTGAAGCTGCCTCACAAAGTGACTCTGTCCAAGTCAAAGTGGTGGGACAACGGTGTCCTGCCGTTGTGGATCACCGCACAAAACCAG GGTCTGAAAACGGCTTCCTTCTACTTCCCAGGAGGTGGCGCCAACTACAGCGGCCAGGCGGTGAACCGAGCACTGGTGGAGCCGCATGGTCTCCCGGATGACAATGAGACAGAGTGGCAAGAAAACATCGATAAAGTGATGAGCTGGTTCTCAGAAGAAGACTTCGACCTGGTGACGCTGTACTACGGCGAGCCGGACAACGTGGGCCACGTCAAAGGCCCGGAAACCGCAGACAGGAAGAAGATCATCGAGCAGATCGACCGCACCATCGGTTACCTGAGGAAGACCATGGGTCAGCACAACCTGACTGACAGCCTCAACGTCATCATCACCTCCGACCACGGCATGACCACCATCAAGAAGAAACCCCTGGTGGACGAGATCGTCCTCCAGAAATACTTGAACTTACTCAAGCTCGCCAGCTTTGAGATCCTGGACTACGGCGGGTTTGGTATCCTGACACCACGGCCAGGAAAGGAGCAGGAGGTTTACGACGCTCTGTCCAGAGCGCCGAATCTGACGGTCTACAAGAAAGACGAGATCCCGGAGGACTTCCATCTCAAGAAAAGCAAACGCTTGCCTCCCATCGTGGTCGTCGCAGATTTGGGATTCAACCTGAACTCA AGATTCATCGTCTACGTGAACAAAGGCGACCACggtttccacaacagagagaTGGACATGAAGACCATCTTCAGAGCGTTCGGACCCGACTTCAAGAAGAACTTCCTGTCGGAGCCATTCGATAGTGTCCACATTTACGCACTGATGTGTGAGCTACT
- the LOC122774660 gene encoding gastrula zinc finger protein XlCGF67.1-like — translation MDAGVQMPSSPEKTAPPKKQRHRIRRRHPCPKCDRDFICKSRLADHVAAHMGEKPHSCPVCAKCFTKKVNLAAHLRVHTGEKPFSCPDCGVSYAQRSCLRRHRLSHATEKPHSCSVCGRGFIQRRYLVQHERIHTGERPFSCPLCPKRFASKSGLTEHQFIHGEQKEFTCALCEKVFTTRSSFRDHVRIHTGLKPHTCSLCGKSFNRPGLLKKHLQKHEEDEETITAVAVSIVSHTPNTLLTSDTGIKVSVRQSLKY, via the exons ATGGATGCAGGCGTCCAGATGCCATCTTCACCAGAGAAAACCGCACCGCCGAAAAAACAGAGACATCGGATAAGACGTCGTCAcccttgtccaaaatgtgaccggGATTTTATCTGCAAGTCCCGGCTGGCGGACCATGTGGCCGCACACATGGGAGAAAAACCCCACAGCTGCCCCGTGTGTGCCAAGTGCTTCACGAAGAAGGTCAACTTGGCAGCACATCTCCGCGTTCACACCGGCGAGAAGCCGTTCTCCTGTCCAGACTGCGGGGTTAGCTACGCCCAGCGCAGCTGCCTACGGCGTCACCGGCTGAGTCACGCCACAGAGAAGCCCCACAGCTGCTCCGTGTGTGGGCGGGGATTCATCCAGCGGCGTTATCTCGTACAACACGAGCGGATACACACGGGAGAGAGGCCGTTCTCCTGCCCGCTCTGCCCCAAGCGCTTTGCCTCCAAGTCGGGTCTGACCGAGCACCAGTTCATACACGGAGAGCAGAAGGAGTTCACGTGTGCTCTCTGTGAGAAGGTCTTCACCACGCGCTCGTCCTTCAGAGACCATGTGAGGATCCACACGGGGCTGAAGCCACACACCTGTTCGCTGTGTGGCAAGAGCTTCAACCGACCGGGTCTGCTGAAGAAACACCTGCAGAAacacgaggaggacgaggagaccATCACGGCTGTCGCTGTGAGCATCGTGAGTCACACTCCTAACACTCTcctgacgtccgacacaggaatcaaa gtcagtgtcagacagagtctgaaGTATTGA
- the mrps12 gene encoding 28S ribosomal protein S12, mitochondrial-like — protein sequence MSSSLWNLKPLLTSLFQASHHASVWPRPLLSRTMATLNQMHRQGKPKVPPKTLGATFGRPQLKAVILKTMIRKPKKPNSANRKCARVRLSNGKEAVAFIPGEGHNLQEHNVVLVEGGRTQDLPGVKLKVVRGKYDCAHVVKKKQ from the exons ATGTCGTCGTCGCTGTGGAACCTGAAGCCACTGCTGACGTCACTCTTTCAAG caTCCCATCATGCCTCTGTGTGGCCACGCCCCCTCCTCTCCAGGACGATGGCCACCCTCAACCAGATGCACAGGCAGGGCAAACCCAAAGTACCTCCCAAGACCCTCGGTGCGACGTTTGGCCGCCCGCAGCTCAAGGCCGTGATCCTGAAGACCATGATCCGGAAGCCCAAGAAGCCCAACTCTGCCAACAGGAAGTGCGCGCGTGTGCGCCTGTCGAACGGTAAGGAGGCGGTGGCTTTCATCCCGGGAGAAGGACACAACCTGCAGGAGCACAACGTGGTGCTGGTGGAGGGCGGCAGGACGCAGGACCTGCCCGGCGTCAAGCTCAAAGTGGTGCGAGGCAAATACGACTGTGCTCATGTGGTCAAGAAGAAACAATAG
- the LOC122774262 gene encoding Kv channel-interacting protein 1 gives MTMVCHRPEGLDQLEALTNFNKRELQVLYRGFKNECPSGVVNEETFKQIYSQFFPHGDASTYAHYLFNAFDTAQSGSIKFEDFVTALSTLLRGSITEKLQWTFNLYDINRDGYINKEEMTDIVRAIYDMMGKYTYPVLKNDAPKQHVDAFFQKMDKNRDGVVTLDEFILSCQEDENIMRSLQLFENVI, from the exons ATGACGATGGTGTGTCATCGACCAGAGGGCCTGGACCAGTTAGAAGCTCTAACCAACTTCAACAAAAGAGAGCTTCAGGTTCTCTACAGGGGCTTCAAGAAT GAGTGTCCAAGTGGAGTTGTAAATGAGGAAACCTTCAAGCAAATATACTCACAATTCTTCCCTCACGGag ATGCCAGCACCTATGCTCACTACCTGTTCAATGCATTCGACACAGCACAGAGCGGCTCCATCAagtttgag GATTTCGTCACAGCTCTGTCCACCCTGCTGAGGGGCTCCATCACCGAGAAGCTGCAGTGGACGTTTAACCTCTACGATATCAACAGAGACGGCTACATCAACAAagaa GAGATGACAGACATCGTCAGAGCCATATATGACATGATGGGCAAGTACACTTACCCTGTCCTGAAAAACGACGCACCCAAACAGCATGTGGATGCCTTCTTTCAG aaaatggacaaaaacagagacgGTGTGGTCACTCTCGACGAGTTCATCCTGTCTTGTCAAGAG GATGAAAACATCATGAGGTCTCTACAACTCTTTGAGAATGTCATCTAG